The following proteins are co-located in the Haliotis asinina isolate JCU_RB_2024 chromosome 13, JCU_Hal_asi_v2, whole genome shotgun sequence genome:
- the LOC137260176 gene encoding galactoside alpha-(1,2)-fucosyltransferase 1-like, with protein MRPFRRRRKAAFFLTLVASGFLVFLHSQRSTLSGDVMTGNDVKHTDGRQVLSGHKGQTVFKDLVTKSLRTHQQIPKPEVTEVSHNASLLNCNESRNATELFKKTHTMTIHGGGRLGNAMFQYASLVGISSLHGYTATIASSHFLRRIFKLTAPATKTSKTQTKPKREKSPGVYDKSVQDLPHSVNWSLVGYYQSWKYFGNISEKIRQEFTFQDEVIKDMLKEAPVLANWTRITVGVHVRRGDMASKYERDRGYNVADYGFLNRSMNYFRKKYEDPLFIVCSDSVMWCKDNLMADDTIFTNGRREVDLAILAHCDHNIVTSGSFGWWGAWLAGGDVVYFKNFPREKTWLDRQYKKEDYYPPEWVGMQ; from the coding sequence ATGCGTCCGTTTCGACGCCGGCGGAAAGCCGCATTCTTTCTGACTCTCGTTGCTTCCGGGTTTTTGGTCTTCCTGCACAGCCAGCGGTCGACACTGTCCGGTGACGTCATGACTGGAAATGACGTCAAACACACAGATGGCCGACAGGTGCTCTCAGGACATAAAGGACAAACAGTGTTCAAGGACTTGGTGACAAAGAGCCTACGTACTCACCAACAAATACCCAAACCCGAAGTCACTGAAGTCTCCCATAATGCATCACTTCTCAACTGTAACGAAAGTAGGAATGCTACTGAACTATTCAAGAAGACACACACCATGACGATTCATGGAGGCGGTCGCCTTGGTAATGCAATGTTCCAGTATGCTTCTCTTGTTGGTATTAGTAGTCTCCATGGTTACACAGCAACAATAGCAAGCTCACACTTTCTGAGACGAATTTTCAAACTCACTGCCCCGGCAACCAAAACCTCAAAgacacaaacaaaaccaaagagAGAGAAAAGTCCTGGGGTGTATGACAAAAGTGTACAAGATCTGCCTCACAGTGTTAATTGGTCGTTAGTGGGGTACTACCAGTCGTGGAAGTATTTCGGAAATATTTCGGAAAAAATACGGCAAGAATTCACTTTTCAAGACGAAGTCATCAAAGACATGTTGAAAGAAGCGCCAGTTCTTGCCAACTGGACTCGAATAACAGTCGGTGTCCATGTACGACGAGGTGACATGGCGTCCAAATATGAACGAGACAGAGGCTACAACGTTGCCGATTACGGATTTCTCAACAGGTCAATGAATTACTTCCGGAAGAAGTATGAGGACCCGTTGTTTATTGTGTGCTCGGACAGTGTGATGTGGTGTAAAGATAACCTCATGGCGGACGACACGATATTTACGAATGGACGTCGGGAGGTGGATTTGGCTATTTTGGCTCACTGTGATCATAATATTGTAACATCCGGGTCATTCGGATGGTGGGGTGCCTGGTTGGCTGGAGGTGACGTTGTATATTTCAAAAATTTCCCTCGAGAAAAGACTTGGCTTGACCGTCAGTACAAGAAGGAGGACTATTACCCACCAGAATGGGTGGGCATGCAGTAA